In a single window of the Larimichthys crocea isolate SSNF chromosome XVII, L_crocea_2.0, whole genome shotgun sequence genome:
- the prdx6 gene encoding peroxiredoxin-6, with protein MPGLLLGDEFPNFEADTTIGKIKFHDFLGNSWGILFSHPRDFTPVCTTELACAAKVSNEFKKRGVKMIALSIDSVEDHHNWSKDVMSMNSAAESALPFPIIADDKRELSVQLGMLDPDERDKDGLPLTARCVFVIGPDKKLKLSILYPATTGRNFDELLRVIDSLQLTAQKKVATPVDWKPGDKVMVIPSLSDAEAAALFPNGVTTKEVPSGKKYLRYTQP; from the exons ATGCCTGGACTTCTGCTGGGAGACGAGTTCCCCAATTTCGAGGCCGACACCACCATCGGCAAGATCAAGTTCCACGATTTCCTGGGCAACTC ATGGGGTATCCTGTTCTCCCACCCGAGAGACTTCACGCCTGTCTGTACCACTGAGCTCGCCTGTGCCGCTAAGGTCAGCAATGAGTTCAAGAAACGGGGCGTCAAGATGATCGCCTTGTCTATTGACAGTGTTGAGGATCACCACAACTGGAGCAAG GATGTCATGTCAATGAACAGCGCGGCTGAAAGCGCTTTGCCCTTCCCCATCATTGCTGATGACAAGAGAGAGCTGTCAGTCCAGCTGGGCATGCTGGACCCCGATGAGAGAGACAAGGATGGACTGCCACTCACCGCTCGCTGT GTCTTTGTGATTGGCCCCGACAAGAAGCTGAAGCTGTCCATCCTCTACCCCGCCACCACAGGAAGGAACTTTGATGAGTTGCTCCGAGTTATCGACTCCCTGCAGCTCACTGCACAGAAGAAGGTTGCCACACCCGTCGACTGGAAG CCCGGCGACAAAGTCATGGTCATTCCCTCGCTCTCTGACGCTGAGGCCGCCGCTCTCTTCCCCAACGGTGTGACCACTAAAGAGGTGCCTTCTGGGAAGAAATACTTGCGCTACACCCAGCCCTGA
- the plpp6 gene encoding polyisoprenoid diphosphate/phosphate phosphohydrolase PLPP6: MPSPKAKAPVRSGGSPVLGGSNGRYDFMSLTKPLNRSSPPHLLQRQGSDPTTARLRASESPTRRRGSSSSTGSASGQGMPEEDGIRLNPSFIRVALSSLLAIDLWLSKRLGVCACEDSSWGSVRPLMKLIEISGHGIPWLAVTAYCLYKSDSAAGQEVMLNLLMGLLLDLVLVGIVKAVVRRRRPAHNRMDMFATFSVDRYSFPSGHATRAAMCGRFLLAHLVLAAPLRVLVLLWAGLVGLSRVLLGRHNVTDVMFGFWMGYFQYNLIEMLWLSPQTLQGLLGQLV, translated from the exons ATGCCGTCTCCTAAAGCTAAAGCCCCGGTGCGCAGCGGAGGCAGCCCGGTGCTCGGCGGCTCCAACGGCCGCTACGACTTCATGTCGCTGACGAAGCCGCTGAACCGCTCCTCGCCTCCGCACCTGCTCCAGCGGCAGGGCTCCGACCCGACCACCGCCCGGCTCCGAGCCTCGGAGAGCCCCACTCGTCGTCGGggctccagctcctccactggCTCGGCGAGCGGTCAGGGGATGCCGGAGGAGGACGGCATCCGGCTCAACCCGTCCTTCATCCGCGTCGCGCTCAGCTCCTTGCTCGCCATCGACCTGTGGCTGTCCAAGCGGCTCGGGGTGTGCGCCTGTGAGGACTCGTCCTGGGGCAGCGTGCGCCCGCTCATGAAGCTCATAGAGATATCGGGACATGGCATCCCCTGGCTGGCTGTCACCGCCTACTGCCTGTACAAGAGTGACAGCGCTGCAGGACAGGAGGTCATGCTCAATCTCCTCATGG GCCTGCTGTTGGACCTCGTCCTGGTGGGCATTGTTAAGGCAGTGGTGCGTCGGCGTCGCCCAGCGCACAACCGCATGGACATGTTTGCCACCTTTTCCGTGGACCGCTACTCCTTCCCTTCAGGCCACGCCACCCGTGCCGCCATGTGTGGCCGTTTCCTGCTGGCTCACCTCGTTCTGGCTGCCCCACTGAGGGTCCTCGTCCTGCTGTGGGCCGGCCTGGTGGGCCTGAGCCGAGTGCTGCTGGGCAGGCACAACGTGACTGACGTGATGTTTGGGTTCTGGATGGGCTATTTCCAGTATAACTTGATAGAGATGTTGTGGCTTTCACCTCAAACCCTGCAAGGGCTGCTGGGACAGTTAGTTTAA